One Pseudomonas sp. FP1742 genomic window carries:
- the tssK gene encoding type VI secretion system baseplate subunit TssK produces the protein MNAHKVIWQEGMLLRPQHFQHNDRYYDHQMKTRTQLLGSYTWGFLNLEIDLQFLNMGKLVISQASGILPDGSLFELGGNTEPLALDVPPNTGNTPIYLALPLVTGNHIEARRPEQSDVLARYTAYEAEVADSNAGDDSASQVSCARPDFKLLLGEQQSDQAYVKLKICEVLDTTPDGVISLDPDFVPTYIQAHSSSYLLSCLKEVISMLGHRGDTIADRIRSNGKVGGAEVGDFMMLQLINRTELLLRHYLGLEQVHPEELYRTLLTMLGDLATFSSDSKRPRLDSRYQHSDQGASFRKLMEAIRQVLSMVLEQHAIELVLQARQYGIIVSPLHDHKLLGSASFVLAASANCDSEELRHRLPAHLKVGPVERIRQLVNLHLPGIKVKPLPVAPRQIAFHSNKTYFILELSSEDLAQLERSGGFAFHVSGEFAELELKFWAIRN, from the coding sequence ATGAATGCCCATAAAGTCATTTGGCAGGAAGGCATGCTGCTGCGCCCGCAGCACTTCCAGCACAACGATCGCTATTACGACCACCAGATGAAAACCCGTACCCAGTTGCTGGGCAGCTACACCTGGGGCTTCCTCAACCTGGAAATCGACTTGCAGTTCCTCAACATGGGCAAACTGGTGATCAGCCAGGCCTCGGGGATTCTGCCCGACGGCAGCCTGTTCGAACTGGGCGGCAACACCGAGCCGCTGGCCCTGGACGTGCCGCCGAATACCGGCAACACGCCGATCTACCTGGCGTTGCCATTGGTGACTGGTAACCACATCGAGGCCCGTCGCCCGGAGCAATCCGACGTGCTGGCGCGCTACACCGCGTACGAAGCGGAAGTGGCCGACTCCAACGCCGGCGACGACTCCGCCAGCCAGGTCAGCTGCGCCCGTCCGGACTTCAAGCTATTGCTCGGCGAGCAGCAGAGTGACCAGGCCTATGTGAAGCTGAAGATCTGCGAAGTGCTCGACACCACGCCGGACGGCGTGATCAGCCTCGACCCGGACTTCGTGCCGACCTACATTCAGGCGCACTCGTCCAGCTACCTGCTGTCGTGCCTCAAAGAAGTGATCAGCATGCTCGGCCACCGGGGCGACACCATCGCCGACCGGATCCGCTCCAACGGCAAGGTCGGCGGCGCGGAAGTCGGCGACTTCATGATGCTGCAACTGATCAACCGCACTGAATTGTTGCTGCGCCATTACCTCGGCCTGGAACAGGTTCACCCGGAAGAGTTGTACCGCACGCTGCTGACCATGCTCGGCGACCTGGCGACGTTTTCCAGCGACAGCAAACGCCCGCGTCTGGACAGCCGCTACCAGCACAGCGACCAGGGCGCGAGCTTCCGCAAACTGATGGAAGCGATTCGTCAGGTGCTGTCGATGGTGCTCGAACAGCACGCCATCGAACTGGTGCTGCAAGCACGTCAGTACGGGATCATCGTATCGCCGCTGCACGACCACAAACTGCTGGGCTCGGCCTCGTTCGTGCTCGCTGCCAGTGCCAACTGCGACTCCGAAGAACTGCGCCATCGCCTGCCGGCGCACCTCAAGGTCGGCCCGGTGGAGCGCATCCGCCAACTGGTCAACCTGCACCTGCCGGGCATCAAGGTCAAACCGTTGCCGGTGGCCCCACGGCAGATCGCGTTCCACTCCAACAAAACCTATTTCATCCTCGAACTCAGTTCCGAAGACCTGGCGCAACTCGAACGCTCCGGTGGCTTCGCGTTCCACGTGTCCGGCGAATTCGCCGAGCTTGAACTGAAATTCTGGGCCATCAGGAACTGA
- the icmH gene encoding type IVB secretion system protein IcmH/DotU, whose translation MIKDMEHTQDDKTVLLDRQGHGPASSPLTDFAAPPRFEQLEERMIYAARLRPAEAFNISLNSLVAAASELLSEVVRLKHSDTREDLYALNERLTAGLKLFEVRALHNGAESSQVMAARYVLCTVVDEAVVTTPWGNESEWSQMSLLSSFHNETFGGEKFFQLLDRLSKNPVKHLPMLELMYLCLSLGFEGKYRVQARGMLELEGIRDALYRQIRQLRGDVPRELSPHWEGLNDQRRSLVRIVPAWMVVLFTVVCLVVMYSGFAWVLGEQRETVLQPYQQLDPATAQPQSQP comes from the coding sequence ATGATCAAGGACATGGAACACACCCAGGACGACAAAACCGTCCTGCTCGACCGCCAGGGCCACGGCCCGGCCTCGAGTCCGCTGACTGACTTCGCGGCACCGCCGCGTTTTGAACAGTTGGAAGAACGGATGATCTACGCCGCGCGCCTGCGCCCGGCCGAAGCGTTCAACATCAGCCTCAACTCGCTGGTGGCGGCGGCGTCCGAACTGCTGTCGGAAGTGGTGCGGCTCAAGCACAGCGACACCCGCGAAGACCTGTACGCGCTCAACGAGCGGCTGACCGCCGGGCTGAAACTGTTTGAAGTGCGGGCGCTGCACAACGGTGCCGAAAGCAGCCAGGTGATGGCTGCGCGTTACGTGCTTTGCACCGTGGTTGACGAAGCCGTCGTGACCACGCCGTGGGGCAACGAAAGCGAATGGTCGCAGATGAGCCTGCTCAGCAGCTTCCACAACGAAACCTTCGGTGGCGAGAAGTTCTTCCAACTGCTGGATCGCCTGTCGAAAAACCCGGTCAAGCACCTGCCGATGCTGGAGCTGATGTACCTGTGCCTGTCCCTCGGTTTCGAAGGCAAGTACCGCGTGCAGGCCCGCGGCATGCTCGAGCTCGAAGGCATCCGCGACGCCCTGTATCGGCAGATTCGCCAACTGCGCGGCGACGTGCCTCGCGAGTTGTCGCCGCATTGGGAAGGCTTGAACGATCAGCGTCGCAGCCTGGTGCGCATCGTGCCGGCGTGGATGGTGGTGCTGTTCACCGTGGTCTGCCTGGTGGTGATGTATTCGGGCTTTGCCTGGGTGCTGGGCGAACAACGCGAAACCGTTCTGCAACCTTATCAGCAGCTTGATCCGGCCACGGCTCAGCCGCAGTCGCAGCCGTAA